The Desmospora profundinema sequence ACCATCTATTTTACTTCTACAAGACTACCCTTACGAGTCGTCTTCACCGCCAGTAATTGCTTTCTTCACTCGGTCCTGCAACTCACCAAAGATGGTATTATCATCGTCCGAAAACACAGCTACCAGTAGAGCGGCAAACAAAGCACCAGCAGCCAAAATCCCAACATACTCCAAAGTCGGAGATCCCTTCTTGCTCGCTAAGGGTTTCCGAAAATTAGGGATGTAGTCTTTCGCTTCTTCCCAAAAACCTTTCATTTTGCTCACCACGATTCCTCCCTTAATATTATGATGGCTCACTTGAAGTTAATCCCTATTTCGTAACACCACCTCCTCTTATCCAAAAATGTTTCTAGTAACAAAATATGAATAGATAAATGCAGACAGAATGAGCATCACAATCGAAGGAGCGATGACAAACGCACTGACTAACGAAATTTTGGGTGCCGCTTTTCCAGCCGCTTCCTTTGCCCTTTCCGCTCGCATCCGTCTCATTTCCTCCGCTTGTTGGGCAAAGGTTTCCGCAATCGGAGTGCCGAGGTTGTTGGCTTGAATCATGCTTTGAATTAATGCTTCCAGATCCGATGAGGTCGTCCGTTCCATCAAGGAACGGTATGCTGCCTCTCGCTGCACTCCAAATTGAATTTCTTGGTTCAAGCGAGCAAATTCTTCGCTCAAAGGGCCTTTATTTGTAGTGACATAGTAGGCCAAGGCTTCATCCAAGCCCATGCCCGCTTTGAGAGTGATACTCATCATATCCATGAAGTCGGGCAATTCCAATCGCATCTTCTCTTGCCTCTTCTTCGCTAGAACCTTTAAAAGAAGCATGGGTGCCATGTATCCCATGACAGGCAGAAAAACAAACAATATCATACCCAAAGGAAATCCGATCACGTACAACAAGAACCCCAGCCCACCCCCACCGATGGCTCCCAGCACCTTGGCTCCCTGAATACGGTCCGTATTTAACCCATATGGATAACCCGCCAGGATTAGGTCCTTCTCAATGATTTGGGGATCACTCAACAATTCGATTTTATTCCCGGTATCGGACATGGCATCCATCCAACGATGGAGCGTCTCTCGTTTGCTGAAATCGTTCGACATCACATTACGCGGAGTGATGCGTTTAGCCAAATACTTGTCCACTTCCTGGTAATCACGGCGGTAGAAAAAATAGTTGACCCCTGCGAATAACAGGAGGAACCAGATCGTGATAATCAGGAGAAACAATACAAAGGAATCCATGGTTATCCCTTCTTAAAACCGGATGTCGGCGATTTTCTTAATCAAGAAAAATGCTAGAACCTGCATAAATATGAAAACGACTAAAACAATTAAACCAAATATAGACGTGAAAAAGTCAAAGAATCCTTCAATCATCTGACTCATCATGATCACGATCAGCAGTGATATCAACGGAAGCAGGTAAGCGGAGTAGCGTGCTTGAGCGATGGAAGCGTCGATGGTCTTGTTAATTATCTTGCGTTCTTCCATGGTGTTGGCCATTTCATTTAATACGGTAGCCAAATCGCCCCCTGCACGGCGTTGGATGATTAAAGCATTAATAAACACCTGCAAATCCCTGCTGTACACACGGGTGAGCATATCATTCAACGAATGTTCCAAATCCCTGCCCAACCGCGATTCCCGCACCACAATCGCCACTTCATCCTTGATGGGAGACGGGAGTTCCTGCATCACCAATTCCAAGCCTTGCGGGATTGATAAGCCTGCCCTTGCCGCACTGGACAACAATCGGCACGTTTCAGATAACTGGTTGTTTATCTTATTGACGTAGATAAACTTCCTCGATGCCAAAAACAACCGAGATCCTATCGGGGTCAGCGATGTTGCGACCACGATCCCCAACCATAAAGGTGCTTCCAACCAATAGTAAAGGAGAAAGAACAGAAATAGTCCAACCGCCAACAGCAGGGCTCCGTATTCGGAGGGGCGAATCTTGAGGCTGGCCCGTTTTAATTGTGGTTCCAGCCGCTTGGCCCATTGTTGCTGATCGATTTTTTGCGCAAGCTGTTCTGAGAAGCGTTCTTCTGCAATGACGCTGGTTTTTTCACCCATGGTTTCGTGGGTTTGTTTTTTTACCGTGCGGTATTGCAGGGCATAAAACAAAACCATGAACAAGCTGAAAACAGAAGCGGCTCCCAGGATGGCGATGGTCATGTTATACCCTCCTGGGCCATCGGCCGGAATACTTCCGGATCCATCGGTACTCCGTATGCTTTCAGTCGATCCAAACAGGCGGGTACGGTACCTGTGGCTGTAAAATATCCTTCTACTTTTCCCTCTTCCGTCACGTTGGTCTGAACGTACTGGAAGATATCCCGTACCTTCACACTGCCGTCCGGTTCCTCATGAATCTCGGCGATTTCCATCATCTTTCTTTGACCGTCGGGCAGACGACTGATTTGGATAATGACATCGATGGCCCCCACCAAGTACTGCTGGATGATATCGGTAGGCAGATCCATCCCCGACATCATGACCATCGCTTGCAAACGACTTAAGGCATCGGAGGGGGAGTTGGAGTGCACCGTTGTCAGTGAACCTTCATGACCGGTATTCATCGCCTGTAACATGTCAAATGCCTCCGATCCCCGCACTTCCCCAACGATGATCCGATCAGGCCGCATCCGTAGTGCGTTTCGTACCAATTGTCGTATGGTCACTTCCCCTTTGCCTTCCACATTGGAGGGGCGCGCTTCCATCCCTGCTACATGCCCATGGGGAATCCGAAGCTCGGCCATATCTTCAATGGTGACGATCCGTTCATTTTCCGGGATAAAACAAGCCAAGGCGTTTAGCAGGGTCGTTTTTCCGCTGCCTGTACCGCCGGAGATAATAATATTTAATTTTGCTTTTACCAAACTGGTCAAAAATTGGCCCATATCCCGATTAAGGCTACCGAAGCCGATTAAGTCATCCAGCGAAATCGGATCTTTTCTAAATTTCCGTATGGATACCAAGGACCCTTTTAAACTGATGGGAGGGATAACGGCATTCACACGGGAGCCATCGGGTAATCGGGCATCCACCATCGGAGAGCTGACATCGATTCGACGGCCAATAGGAGCAACGATCCGGTCGATCACATGGCGCAGGGCTTCCTCATCCCGAAATTGAATGTCGGTTTTATGAAGCTGTCCCTTCTTTTCATAAAACACTTCATTGGGTCCATTCACCACAATTTCCGTAATATCCTCATCTTCCAGCAATGACTCTAACGGCCCATAACCGACGGATTCATTAATGATGCGGGAGATCAACCGCTCACGACCATGTTGTGTGATCACAACTTGTTCGTCCGCTAGATATCGCCCGATCAGCCGGTCCAACGTAACCCTCAGTTCGGCGGACGGCATCTGAGTCAACTTTTCCAGATCCGTCTCTCTCAACAGACGGGTCTTAAAATGTTTCGCCAGTTGATCCAATTGGGTGTCATGCATAGAAGTAGAGGGGGCATTGGATTGTTCCCGTTCCGTCTTTTTTCGTTTGTTGTTTTTTCGAGCATGAGAAAAAAGTGACAAGTTCGGCCCCTCCTAAGCGGACTTCATGGAATCCATGGTCAAAAGCCAACGAGCCAATTTCTGAACATCGCGAGCAAATAAGGACAAACCCCGCTCGCTACGTGACGATCGAATCAGCTTACCCTGATTCAAAATCTGCTGAGTCCGTTTATTGTCGTCGCGCAATGAAGCAATAACAGGATACGGAAAGTGTTTCGAAACATCTTTTTGCGTTAACTCTGTCTCACGGCTCATTCGATTTAGAATTAAGTTCAGGCGGTTGGCTGGATCAATCCCCAATTTCGAGAAGAGATCCAACACACTGTTTAAAGCCGTCATGGAAAGCATATCGGGAATCATCACATACCCGATCTGATCCGCTTCTTCTAATACCGTGTAATTAATCGGCGTCATCTCGGAAGGCAGATCAACCAAGATGTAGTCATAATACAATCGGGCCGTACGCAACAGGCGCTCCACGTGCTCTTCTGTTACTTGTTCCGCTATTTCCGCGCTCCCCGGACTTGCCAGAACCTCGATTTGCGATTTTGGCTCTACCACGGTGACACTGCGAATATGGTTGTCATTCAACTCCTGCAATACCGGATCTAGATCATAGATATGGCGATCACTAGTCAATTGAAGAATCGTTTCAATGCCCCCATACTGAAGGTTAAGATCCACTAAGAGAACGCTGGAGTTGGAGTCCAAGCCGATGGTCTGGGCGAGTGTGGAAGTGACCAAACTTCTGCCTTGTCCCCCTTTTCCGCTGTAAAAAGCCATCACCTTTCCTTGTGCCCAGGAAAAGCTGGCAGCTGCTTCATCTTTCACACTTTGACTCTCTAAGGCACGGACCGCTCTGCCCAATACGTCTTCCAGCGCTTGTATTTCTTCCGGCAAAAATAAGATGTCGAATGCTCCCGCCCGGTTCACATCCCTTGTACGTAAAGGGTCTCGCCGTTCCGTCAAGTATACGATCAAAGCGTCGGGAACCTCTCGGGATATATACGGAATCAGTTGAACGCTGTTCCCGCTTTTTTGTTCATGCAACACGACGATGTCTGGTTTTAATCGAACGATTTCTTTTCGCACTTCACTTGACTCCAGACAATGGTTCTTAGGAAACTTGGTAGCCACTTTGGAACGTAAATCTTCTGCTTGATTCTTATCTTCACTGACGATGAGAAGTTTATGTTGAACTGGCATGAAACGGTCCAACCTCCTACTTCATGGTCTCGTTACAAACCGGAATCTTGATTTTCTCCATTTGAATTATTGGGGTCAACGGTATCCCCTTCATCAGAAGGAGAGGTGTGAGGGTGATTCTCATTTTGTTGGCTGCCATCCTCAGTGGATGGAGGTGCTCCTTGCTGTTCATTTCCTTCTTTCTCTTGATCGGAAGATCTCCTTTTCTTCGACCCTTCGCTGGGAGCTTTTAAGACACGGATGGATACAGCAAAGTTTTCTTCATGAATCAGCTTCTCGGCTTCTTTAAGGGTCATCTCCAGCCCGATCCCTTTCCCATCCCCTGTCATGGCCACTACCGGAACATCTCTCATAAAAACACTGGTTTTTACATTACCGTTACTTCTGTTTGAAACGACAATATCAACGCGGTCGTTCACTTCTAGTGATCCATCAAACTTCACACGGTCCGACTGAGCCAGCGTTACCATCCGTTTATCATTGGCTGTTAGGAACGACTGTGATTTTAAAATATTTCGGGTAAGCAAGTCTCCTTCTTCCATAGGAGAAATCGAAATTAAGCGATCAATGGAGTAGGGGTAATCCCCCAATTGAATCTGATTCAAATCGGTTACAGCCGATTCCTGAACATATTGGACAGGGACTTTCACCTCTTTGAAGTGTTCTGAGGATAAAGGCTCCCTGGACGAAATGTCCTTCGCCGCCACATACACTGTTGCGTGGTTCCCCAGTCGTGAATCGACCGCACTCACCTTTTGCATGAACATAAAGCCCGCGATCGCCGCTAAACCCAGTGCTAATATGAGAAAAATGATGGCTCTGCGCTTTGCGTCTTGCATTCTTTTGGACACCTGCTTATCATAAGGATTTGTAAATACAGAGATTCAATTTGAAATATTAGATTATCAGAAGCTACAACAGTGCAAAGCAATGAGCAAACCCAATATTTCTAAATGAACACCCCTGTAATATCACTGAAACCAGTAAACCACTAAAACTGCCGCCAATATAAACGGGGCAAACGGAAATTCGGTATGCTTGCCTACACTGGACCACCGGAAAAGCTTCACGCCAAACACCACAACCGCCGCCAACACATGAGACAACAAAAAGATCGACAAAAACGGCTCCCATCCCACCGCCAACCCGATCATAGCGAACAGCTTTACATCTCCGCCGCCGATGGAACGTTCGTTTGTCAAAGCTGCGATGACTGTTAACACGATGAGCACGATGACTCCGGTCAATATGTAGTTCCACCAGGGTTCCGGGCGGTGAAACATTCGGATGATTACTGCGGCGGCCACTCCGATTAAGACAAAGCGGTCGTAGATGAGTCTCTCTCTCAAATCGGTAACGGTTGCTGCAATTAATAGTCCGATGAGAATCCAATATAATACGTGTTCCGCCAAGTTCGTTCATCCTTTGGTTGCGTCACATTTTTGGAAACCATTGCTTATTACACAGGCAATTATATTCCCAATCAACTGGAAAAAGCAAGAGGGAAAATGAAAATTAGGACCAATAGACTATCATTAAAAAGAAAAATGTCAGCGGTTTCTATTCGAATCATATCTTTTCACATATTCCAGGTACCTAATCATAAAGTGAAGCCAGTCCCTTTTATAAATAGGTAGTGCATTTTTCATTCTCTGCTTCCATTCATAACTTCATAGCGAAAGCCACCCGGTTGGGTGGCTTCCTCCATTCTCATCTCCTCGGCCGTTTCCCCCCGATCCCGATTGCTACGCCTTCCCGGGTGGAGTCGGCCGCGCCGTGGTAGAGGCCAGTGGCGGGGTCGATCCAGATGGCGTTGACGTTGCCGATGTCCCGAGGAGCGGCTTCGAAGCGGTGGCCGCGGGCTTCCAGGTCGGCGCGAACGTCATCGGGGATGCCGGGCTCCCAGCGGATGTTGGGATAGGCGTTGGTGTAGATGCGGGGTTCCTCGATGGCGTCTTTTAAGGCCATGTCGTATTCCAGGACGTTTAGGATCGTCTGGGCGACGGAGGCGATGATGGTGGGGCCGCCCGGGGAACCGACGGTCATGACGGGGTTGCCGCCCTGAAAGACGATGGTGGGGGTCATGGAACTCATGGGCCGTTTGCCGGGCTGGACTTCGTTGGGGCCGCCGGGGCGGGCGTCAAAGTCGGTCAGCTCGTTGTTCAGCAGGATGCCGGTGCCGGGTACCATGATGCCGGTGCCGAAGAGCTGCTCGATGGTGGTGGTGTAGGAGACCAGGTTGCCCCAGCGGTCGGCGACGGTGAAGTGGGTGGTTTCGCCGCCGGGCCGGTCATCCTCTTGCCGAGTGGCTTCCCCTGTGGCAGAGCCGCCCTGATACGCCCAGGGGTCTCCCGGCTCTACGTGGGGATTGGCCTGCTCCCGATCGATGAGGGCGGACCGCTCCCGTAAGTAGTCGGGGTGGAGCATGCCGCGCTGGGGGACGGTGACGAAGGCGGGATCCCCGATGTAGGTTCCACGGTCGGCGTAGGCCAGGCGGCTGGCCTCGGCAAAGAGATGATATTTTTCCGGGGAGCGGACGTCGTATTGGCCGATGTGTTGATCCTCCAGCATGGTCAGGATCTGGAGGGCCGTAATGCCGCCGGAGCTGGGCGGAGGCATGGTGACGATCTCGTATCCCTGGAAGCTGCCGCGCACCGGTTCATCGATGGTGAGGCGATAGCGGGCCAGGTCGGCCCGGGTCATGGTGCCGCCGTACTCCTGGACGGTATCGGCGATTTTCGCCCCGATCTTTCCGCGGTAGAAAACACTCGGTCCATACCACTGGATCGTGCGGAAGGTTTTGGCCAGATCTTTTTGCACCAGCCGGTCCCCTTCTTGTAAGGGCTCCCCGTCAGGCAGAAAGACGTCTTTGGCCGGGGTGCGGGACAATTTTTCCTGGTGGTCCTGGATCGCCTGGGCCAGCACGCGGTTGACCCGCACACCTCTGTCCGCCATGCGGATGGAGGGCTGGATCAACTCGGCCATGGGCCGAGTCCCCCACCGCTTCAGGGCCGTATCCAGTCCCATCAGGGTGCCGGGCACGCCGACGGCGTTGCCGTGTGTGGATCGGACGGCAAAGGGAATGATGCGCCCGTTTTCATCCAGGAACATGTCGGGAGTCGCCCCCGCCGGGGCGCGCTCGCGGCTGTCGATGATGGTGACGCGGTCCCTCCTTTTCTCGTAAACCATCATAAATCCGCCCCCGCCGATGCCGGACATCATCGGCTCTGACACTTGCAGCGCAAACTGGATGGCGACGGCGGCATCCACCGCGTTTCCGCCTTTACGCAGCACATGGGCTCCTACACGGGAGGCTTCCTCAGTAGCGGTCACCACCATGCCGTTTCGCCCCACGTCCACCTGTTTGTCCCCTGAGGGGGGCATCGTTCCCTCGGCAACGGAGACACCGGGCAGCGCCAGTGAAAAAACCAACAACAAGACCAGCGACCAACCAGCCATGCGCTTTCCTTTACCCATGTCATCGCTCCCTTTGATTAGGGCGTGTCTGAACCAAATCATCAGACAGACCCTGTGAATGTCCCAAATCTCCTGGATGGAGATCCACTATGAATCGCAGATAAACGATTGGAAATATTCGTATTATTACAATTCTATGTAAACAGGCGAGATCCTGCCACTCCACATAAATGAAAAAAGCCCGTACATCCTAAGCGGGAAGACAGACGATGGGAGGAATCGGAACGCATGAAAACAAACGGCGGAAACCGGGGATGGAAGGGACTGCTGTGGATCACGGCGGCAGTAGTGGCAGTAAAGGGGGGATGGGGCGTACTTACGCCCGCACCGGCCGAGGCGGTCGCTCTCCCTTCTTCACCCGCGACTGAAAACATCGCCCACCGGGGAGCTTCCGGGCATGCACCGGAATCGACACTGCCCGCTTTCCGCCTGGCAAACCGCATGGGAGCCGATTGGATCGAGTTGGATGTGCACCAAACCCGGGACGGGGAGTTGGCGGTGATCCACGACAAGAGCGTAAACCGAACCACCAATGGGCAAGGAGCGGTAAAAAATCTCACCCTGAGCCAGTTGAAACGGCTGGATGCCGGCTCCTGGTTTGACGCCACCCATCCAAAGCAGACGGTTTCGTATCGGGGAGCCCGCATCCCTACCCTGGAGGAAGTGCTGCTTTCCCAGGGAAAACAGGGCCGTTTTTGTATCGAGATCAAGGAAGGGTTGCCCGTCGGGGTGGAAAAACAGGTGCTGGATACGTTGAAACGACACGGGTTGCTCCCCCGTCACCAGCCGGAACGGGTCATGATCCAGTCCTTTGATCCCCATGTGTTAAAACGAATCCGGCAGTCCCACCCCCGGCTCACGCTGGTTCAGCTGATCCACTTCCGGGAAGCGGGCTCCCTCTCCCGCCCCGGGCTACAGCAAATCGCCGATTATGCCGACGCCATCGGTTATCATCAACGGCGGATGGAGCGGGACGACATCCGGCGCGCCCACCGCGAAGGATTGCGGATCCATGCCTATACGGTCAACCGCAAAAAGAAGATGCGCCAATTGATGGACTGGGGCGTGGATGCCATCTGCACCAATTTCCCCGACCGGCTGCGAGACGTCAAAAGGGAGCGTCACCGATAAGGAACGCTCCCTTTTGATACCATTTTGCGTCTCTCCAATTCCATCGAGGCGGTCTCTTCTTCATCACCGGCAATCCGGGAGTACGTGATGATTCCTCCGAAAAATGCCGCCGCCCCTACATAAATCAAAAAGCGCGGGGACCACAAGATCCCCAGGACTACACCGACCAAGGAGACGGTCAGGCACACTCGCCGCACCGCCCCGCTCGCCCTTCCCTCCAACCCCAGATAACCGATTAACCCACCAGTCATGAAGAAAGCGAGTACCCCTTCGACCACCACCCGCATCCCCCTTCCTCAAACCCCGCTTTTTTGTCCAGTCGGTCGTCCGAATTTTCATGCTGTCAACGGGAGAGAAAAGCCCCCCGCATGGGTGACGAGGGGCGTTGTCGAACCGATGTCCAGCTGCGGCCTTCTCAGCCTTGATCCCGCATCACCGGGAACAACAGGACATCACGAATGGAGGGACTGTCTGTGAACAGCATCACCAACCGGTCAATCCCGATCCCGAGACCGCCGGTGGGAGGCATCCCGTATTCCAGCGCTTCCAGGAAATCTTCATCCATGGGATGGGCCTCATCGTTCCCTTGGGCCTTCTCCTTCACCTGGGCTTCAAAGCGCTCCCGTTGGTCCACGGGGTCGTTCAGCTCAGTGAATGCATTGGCATGCTCCCGACCGACGATAAATAACTCAAAGCGATCAGTGAAGCGGGGATCGTCGTCATTCTTCTTGGCCAGCGGGGAGATCGCCACCGGGTGACCATAGACAAAGGTGGGCTGAATCAGGTGTTCCTCCACCTTTTGCTCAAAAAATTCATTGACGATATGGCCGAACGTCATGGACGGTTTCACGTCCACGCCGTGTTCCTCAGCGAGGGCATGGGCCTCTTCATCGCTCATCTGCCGCCAGAAGTCGACGCCGGTGTGTTCTTTCACCAGGTCCACCATGTGCCTGCGCGCCCAGGGTTGTCCCAGTTCCACCACATGATCGCCGTAGGATAACGTGGTGGTCCCTTTCACTTCCCGGGCTGCATGGGTGATCATGCGCTCGGTCAAATCCATGATGTCCTCAAAATCGGCGTAGGCTTCATACAGCTCCATCATGGTGAACTCCGGATTGTGGCGGGTGGAGATCCCTTCGTTGCGGTAAACCCGCCCAATCTCGTACACCTTCTCGATTCCGCCCACAATCAGGCGCTTCAGATGAAGCTCAATCGCAATCCGCATAAACAATTCCCGGTCCAGCGCGTTATGGTGGGTGATAAAGGGACGGGCCGCCGCCCCGCCGGGAATCGTGTGAAGGGTAGGCGTCTCCACTTCCAGATAACCCTGATCATCCAGCCAACGGCGCAGAGTACTGATGATCCGGCTGCGGGCGACGAAGGTCTCCTTTACATCCGGATTCATGATCAGGTCGAGATACCGTTTGCGGTAACGCAATTCCACATCCTTCAGTCCGTGGAATTTCTCCGGCAGGGGACGCAGCGACTTGGACAGGAAGGTGACGGACGCCGCCTTGACACTGGTTTCGCCGCGGTTGGTTTTAAAGACGGTGCCGGAAATCCCCAGCCAGTCCCCCAGATCGGCGGTGGTGAAGGTTTCGTATTGCTCCTCCCCGACCTGATCCTTCCGGACGTAGATCTGGATGCGTCCGCTCTGATCCTGCAGGTGGGCAAAAGAAGCCTTCCCCTGCTTCCGCTTGGCCACCAGGCGGCCGGCAATCACGACGGACTGGCCTTTTTCTTCGATCTCCTCTTTGGAGAACGCATCAAAGGCATCCAGGATCTCCCGGGCGGTATGGGACCGTTCAAATTTGCGGCCGAAGGGATCGATGCCCCGCTCTCGCAGGGAATCCATCTTCTCCCGCCGGATCCGCAACAGCTCGTTTTGTTCTTCTGGCTGCGCGTCCACGCGCGCTTCATCGCTCATGATCCACGATCACTCCTCAGAACGGCCTCAAAGCCTGGCTTACGCAAACTGAATAATAGATAGAATAAGACTGGAAACGGGTCCCAAGGGCATATCCTAAGCCCCTATGGGCAGCTTTGTTCTTCCTTTTGATTGGAGTGGGCGGCCGGGTGGTAGGGCGTCTCCGATCTCTTGCAAAAAGCGCATAGCGAGACCGGGAGCGAAGTGACCCAGGCGAGACTTGTGCTCTGTGAGTGCAAAGGATCTGCGACACCCCACCACCCTCCCCGCTTTCTAACCATATCGGCTCTTAGAGCACATTCGAACCCGTTTTTAAGCGCCGTTTTACTTGATTGGACAAACCCATTGAGTACATCCATTCACAAGAAATTCCTCGGACTGAAAGATCTGTCATCAGGCGGGGATGACCCGTTTGCCTTCGCGGGCTTCCAGCTCCTCGATAAAGCCCAGCAGCACCTCGGTCATTCCGTCACGGCTCACCTGCTCGTTGACCCGATCCTTGATCTTGGCGGCGCCGCGCATGCCGCGCAGGTACCAGGCGGCGTGCTTGCGCATCTCGCGGACGGCCACTTCTTCCCCCCGCAGCCGGATCAGGCGATCCATGTGCACCAGGGCGATCTCGATCTTCTCCCGCGGCTTTGGCTCCGGCAGCAGTTCACCGGTCGTCAGATAGTGAACGGTCCGATACAGCATCCACGGATTGCCCAGAGCGGCTCGGCCGATCATGACGCCGTCGCAGCCGGTCAACTCCAGCATCCGCTTGGCGTCTTCGGGACTTGCGACATCGCCGTTGCCGATCACGGGGATGTCGACGGCTTCCTTCACCTGTCGGATGATGTCCCAGTCCGCTTTACCCGTATACATCTGCACCCGGGTGCGCCCGTGGACGGCTACGGCTTGACCGCCGGCCCGTTCCACCGCCTTGGCGTTTTCGACGGCGTAGATGTGTTCATCATCCCAGCCGATCCGCATCTTCACCGTCACCGGTTTGCTCACCGCCGCCACCACAGCGGAGACGATCGTCTCAATTTTGCCGGGGTCCAACAGCAGACGGGCTCCCGCCTCGCACTTGGTCACCTTGGGCACCGGGCAACCCATGTTGATATCGATAATATCGGCGTTGGTCTGCTGATCGACGATTTTGGCGGCCTCCACCAGCGTCTCCCGATCCCCGCCGACGATCTGTAAGCTGAGGGGTTTTTCCCGCTCATCCACGTACAGCATCTGCTGGGTGCGCTGGTTGCCGTTTAAGATGGCGCGGTCGCTCACCATCTCGGCACAGACCAACCCGCAGCCGAATTCCTTGGCAATCAGGCGGAAGGCCGGGTTGCAAACGCCAGCCATCGGAGCCAGCACCACGTTGTTGGCCGTTTCTACCGGCCCGATTTTTAAGGTTTTCGTCATGGTATCACCCCTCCCCGTCTGGAATCGTTTTTTTCTGTCTGCCCGTCACAGGAGATCGGTCGCACGTGATCCCTGTCGGGCACTTCCTCCGCCCATTGGCCCACGGTCCGTCCGGTGGGCGGTATCACCACATCGCTTGCGATTTCCTTAAGCGGAATCAGGACAAAGGCACGTTCCGTCATGCGCGGATGGGGAACGGTCAGAGACGGTTCCCGGATCACCTGATCCCCCATCAGCAACAAGTCCAAATCAATCGTCCGCGGCCCCCATCGGATCGTCCGCACTCGGTGCAGATCCCGTTCCACTCTCAACATCGCAGCCAATAATTCCGCAGGAGAGAGAGAAGTCTCCACTTCCGCACATCGGTTGAGAAAGTCCGGCTGCTCCAACAGGCCCACCGGCTTGGTTTCGTATATGCGGGACACCCGGACCACCCGGATCCCCTCCTGCCGGTCCAGGCGTGTCAACGCTTCCTTCAGGTTGGCCGTCCGCTCCCCTAAATTGGTGCCCAAGCCGATAAACGCGCGGGTCATGAGCGCCTCCGGTATAATTCCACCCCGACCGCACGATAGTGGCCGGGAATGGGGGGATCCGGTTTGGTCACCTTCACTCTGACTTCTTCCAGCAGGAGAAAATCAGACAGAAGGCGATCCGCCACCCGTTCCGCCACCGCCTCCACCAAGGCGTAGGTCTGTTCTTCCACTTCCGCTTTTACCGCCTGATAGACGAGGCCGTAATCGATGGTCTTCTCCAGATCATCGTTTCGGGCGGCGTCCGATAAATCCAGCTTCAGCTCCAGGTCGACCAGAAAGCGCTGGCCCAGTTTGTTTTCCTCGGCAAAGGCTCCGTGATACGCGTAAAACGCCATCTGTTCAAAAAAGATGGTATCCAAGGAACCCCCTCCTTAAGCCCGCGCCCGGACCATCGCATCCGTCATCCGAGCCACCCGGACCATCGCGCGAACGTCATGAACACGGACAATCCCGCATCCTTTAGCGATCCCCAGGGTGACGGTAGCCCCGGTTCCTTCCACCCGTTCCTCCACGGGCAGATCCAGTGCGATCCCCACCATCGACTTCCGG is a genomic window containing:
- a CDS encoding type II secretion system F family protein, translating into MDSFVLFLLIITIWFLLLFAGVNYFFYRRDYQEVDKYLAKRITPRNVMSNDFSKRETLHRWMDAMSDTGNKIELLSDPQIIEKDLILAGYPYGLNTDRIQGAKVLGAIGGGGLGFLLYVIGFPLGMILFVFLPVMGYMAPMLLLKVLAKKRQEKMRLELPDFMDMMSITLKAGMGLDEALAYYVTTNKGPLSEEFARLNQEIQFGVQREAAYRSLMERTTSSDLEALIQSMIQANNLGTPIAETFAQQAEEMRRMRAERAKEAAGKAAPKISLVSAFVIAPSIVMLILSAFIYSYFVTRNIFG
- a CDS encoding type II secretion system F family protein gives rise to the protein MTIAILGAASVFSLFMVLFYALQYRTVKKQTHETMGEKTSVIAEERFSEQLAQKIDQQQWAKRLEPQLKRASLKIRPSEYGALLLAVGLFLFFLLYYWLEAPLWLGIVVATSLTPIGSRLFLASRKFIYVNKINNQLSETCRLLSSAARAGLSIPQGLELVMQELPSPIKDEVAIVVRESRLGRDLEHSLNDMLTRVYSRDLQVFINALIIQRRAGGDLATVLNEMANTMEERKIINKTIDASIAQARYSAYLLPLISLLIVIMMSQMIEGFFDFFTSIFGLIVLVVFIFMQVLAFFLIKKIADIRF
- a CDS encoding CpaF family protein, with translation MHDTQLDQLAKHFKTRLLRETDLEKLTQMPSAELRVTLDRLIGRYLADEQVVITQHGRERLISRIINESVGYGPLESLLEDEDITEIVVNGPNEVFYEKKGQLHKTDIQFRDEEALRHVIDRIVAPIGRRIDVSSPMVDARLPDGSRVNAVIPPISLKGSLVSIRKFRKDPISLDDLIGFGSLNRDMGQFLTSLVKAKLNIIISGGTGSGKTTLLNALACFIPENERIVTIEDMAELRIPHGHVAGMEARPSNVEGKGEVTIRQLVRNALRMRPDRIIVGEVRGSEAFDMLQAMNTGHEGSLTTVHSNSPSDALSRLQAMVMMSGMDLPTDIIQQYLVGAIDVIIQISRLPDGQRKMMEIAEIHEEPDGSVKVRDIFQYVQTNVTEEGKVEGYFTATGTVPACLDRLKAYGVPMDPEVFRPMAQEGIT
- a CDS encoding AAA family ATPase, with protein sequence MPVQHKLLIVSEDKNQAEDLRSKVATKFPKNHCLESSEVRKEIVRLKPDIVVLHEQKSGNSVQLIPYISREVPDALIVYLTERRDPLRTRDVNRAGAFDILFLPEEIQALEDVLGRAVRALESQSVKDEAAASFSWAQGKVMAFYSGKGGQGRSLVTSTLAQTIGLDSNSSVLLVDLNLQYGGIETILQLTSDRHIYDLDPVLQELNDNHIRSVTVVEPKSQIEVLASPGSAEIAEQVTEEHVERLLRTARLYYDYILVDLPSEMTPINYTVLEEADQIGYVMIPDMLSMTALNSVLDLFSKLGIDPANRLNLILNRMSRETELTQKDVSKHFPYPVIASLRDDNKRTQQILNQGKLIRSSRSERGLSLFARDVQKLARWLLTMDSMKSA
- a CDS encoding flp pilus assembly protein CpaB, whose product is MQDAKRRAIIFLILALGLAAIAGFMFMQKVSAVDSRLGNHATVYVAAKDISSREPLSSEHFKEVKVPVQYVQESAVTDLNQIQLGDYPYSIDRLISISPMEEGDLLTRNILKSQSFLTANDKRMVTLAQSDRVKFDGSLEVNDRVDIVVSNRSNGNVKTSVFMRDVPVVAMTGDGKGIGLEMTLKEAEKLIHEENFAVSIRVLKAPSEGSKKRRSSDQEKEGNEQQGAPPSTEDGSQQNENHPHTSPSDEGDTVDPNNSNGENQDSGL
- a CDS encoding prepilin peptidase, which codes for MAEHVLYWILIGLLIAATVTDLRERLIYDRFVLIGVAAAVIIRMFHRPEPWWNYILTGVIVLIVLTVIAALTNERSIGGGDVKLFAMIGLAVGWEPFLSIFLLSHVLAAVVVFGVKLFRWSSVGKHTEFPFAPFILAAVLVVYWFQ